CGACTGCGGGCCGAGTCATTCCCTATCAGGGGTAAACTATGGGTCTATTTAGAGTATTACTTGTCGATGATGAAGAAGAACTGGTTACGACCTTGCAGGAGCGTCTCACCTATCGTGACATCGATGCCGAATACAGTCTGACCGGCGCCGATGCAATTCAGAAAATGCGCAAACGGCGTTTTAATATAGTCGTCCTCGATTTGAAATTGCCGGGAATCAGCGGTATCGAGACCCTGCGCGTTCTGAAAAGCGAATTCCCCAAGGTCCCCATCATTCTGATAACCGGTCATGGATCACCGGA
This genomic interval from candidate division Zixibacteria bacterium HGW-Zixibacteria-1 contains the following:
- a CDS encoding response regulator, producing the protein MGLFRVLLVDDEEELVTTLQERLTYRDIDAEYSLTGADAIQKMRKRRFNIVVLDLKLPGISGIETLRVLKSEFPKVPIILITGHGSPETTDDLPKGAYEYLPKPINIDRLVAVMKEALAAQ